From the genome of Pseudomonas sihuiensis:
GTCATCAGCTGCATGATGATCGATGCCGAAATGTACGGCATGATCCCCAGTGCAAAGATGCTCATCCGCTCCAGCGCGCCGCCGGAAAACATGTTGAACAAGCTAAGAATGGTCCCCTCATTCTGCCGGAACAGATCCGCCAGTCGGTCTGGGTTGATGCCAGGAACCGGGATGTGCGCACCTATCCGGTAGACGATGATCGCCAGGAACAGGAAACGCAGACGAGCCCAGAGTTCGGACAACCCGCCACCTGCCAGCGCTGAGAGAGCACCTTGCTTAGCCATTTAGTCCTCGAACTTACCGCCAGCCGCGATGATAGCCGCACGCGCACCCTTGGTGGCGGCGATACCTTTCAGGGTGACCGCACGGGTAACCTCACCAGACAGCATGACTTTCACACGCTGTACGTGATGGCCTACCAGATTGGCATCCTTCAGAGCCTGCAGAGTTACAACACCTTCTACCTTGTTCAGCTCGGAGGTACGCACTTCAGCGCGATCCATAGCCTTCAGGGAGACGAAGCCGAACTTCGGCAGACGGCGGTGCAGCGGCTGCTGACCACCCTCGAAACCCGGAGCGATGGAACCACCGGAGCGGGAGGTTTGACCCTTGTGGCCACGGCCACCAGTCTTACCCAGACCGCTACCGATGCCACGGCCCGGACGGTGCTTCTCGCGACGGGCACCCGGCGCGGAACGCAGATCGTTCAGTTGCATGATTAACCCTCCACCTTCAACAGGTAGTAAGCCTTGTTGATCATGCCGCGGTTTTCCGGAGTATCCAGAACCTCTACGGTGTGACCGATGCGACGCAGGCCCAGGCCCTTGACGCAAGCTTTGTGATTGGCCAGACGGCCATTGGTGCTCTTGATCAGAGTCACTTTGACGGTATTAGCCATGGTTAGAGAATCTCCTCGACGCTCTTGCCACGCTTGGCTGCAACAGAACCCGGAGACTGCATGGTCTTCAGACCCTTGAAAGTGGCGTGAACCACGTTCACCGGGTTGGTCGAGCCGTAGCACTTGGCCAGAACGTTCTGCACACCAGCCACTTCCAGCACAGCACGCATGGCGCCGCCGGCGATGATACCGGTACCTTCCGAAGCCGGCTGCATGAACACCTTGGAGGCGCCGTGAGCGGACTTGATCGGGTACTGCAGAGTGGTGCCGTTCAGATCAACTTGGATCATGTTGCGACGAGCAGCTTCCATCGCCTTCTGGATAGCAGCCGGAACTTCGCGGGACTTGCCACGGCCGAAACCGACGCGACCCTTGCCATCACCTACCACGGTCAGCGCGGTGAAAGTGAAGATACGGCCACCCTTTACGGTCTTGGCAACGCGGTTAACCTGAACCAGCTTCTCGATGTAGCCTTCGTCGCGCTTTTGGTCGTTATTTGCCATAACTTAGAACTCCAGCCCGCCTTCACGAGCAGCATCAGCCAGCGCCTTGACGCGGCCGTGGTACTTGAAGCCAGAACGGTCGAATGCCACCTGGGTCACACCAGCGGCTTTCGCACGCTCAGCAACCAGCGCACCAACTTTCTTGGCTGCGTCGACGTTGCCGGTGGCGCCATCACGCAGTGCTTTGTCCAAGGTAGAGGCGCTGGCCAGAACCTTGCTGCCGTCGGCCGA
Proteins encoded in this window:
- the rplO gene encoding 50S ribosomal protein L15, which codes for MQLNDLRSAPGARREKHRPGRGIGSGLGKTGGRGHKGQTSRSGGSIAPGFEGGQQPLHRRLPKFGFVSLKAMDRAEVRTSELNKVEGVVTLQALKDANLVGHHVQRVKVMLSGEVTRAVTLKGIAATKGARAAIIAAGGKFED
- the rpsE gene encoding 30S ribosomal protein S5, with translation MANNDQKRDEGYIEKLVQVNRVAKTVKGGRIFTFTALTVVGDGKGRVGFGRGKSREVPAAIQKAMEAARRNMIQVDLNGTTLQYPIKSAHGASKVFMQPASEGTGIIAGGAMRAVLEVAGVQNVLAKCYGSTNPVNVVHATFKGLKTMQSPGSVAAKRGKSVEEIL
- the rplR gene encoding 50S ribosomal protein L18, with the translated sequence MTDKKVTRLRRARKARLKMHELEAVRLCVYRSSQHIYAQVISADGSKVLASASTLDKALRDGATGNVDAAKKVGALVAERAKAAGVTQVAFDRSGFKYHGRVKALADAAREGGLEF
- the rpmD gene encoding 50S ribosomal protein L30, which encodes MANTVKVTLIKSTNGRLANHKACVKGLGLRRIGHTVEVLDTPENRGMINKAYYLLKVEG